Proteins encoded by one window of Cloeon dipterum chromosome 4, ieCloDipt1.1, whole genome shotgun sequence:
- the G9a gene encoding histone-lysine N-methyltransferase EHMT2, with protein sequence MEEKGKGKALMNQLLGVMKNQFNRGEGETEKGSAQPEGPEDSEAGRRSLRSQSKSGDEAAESTELKRSTRRSLQKGSGGSILQSAIARKEKSFCVTSPPSSAVSNSSKNSRPSPALKKKSLNPVKSPPPSTISIIPAKKKARVTESVSSAASDVSSISLDKVKEEQIESEDNESVSSMKIDEEISVTPVNSLSPSLAPVEKRRRLTVEGDLQEVLSPDSDPRKKLRKAARASPPLQDSSSDCGSASKAKSGSDPNANAAVNRAMCFCRTRKGPRASMCSVEPLQSSDGEEISVSKELYCQAVESVDETLVGCCKLASTTRLRRPSAKVPFMLLCESHAYRLSLHNCCPGCGIFCSQGRFVQCETNGKFHHYHRNCQLPVAGGGKDGLCPHCGAVSPAFDVRLIMKMPKKPVFLPHQRKLRKDKSAKMSFAEDAGAKVDLLPRSSFVLPEAPPNIVDKEKYTLDHLYDAASDGDTEYVLNILSFGHNLNHVFTSNENKTALHAAAGKGHLATVHLLVQAGAQLDVMDSEQMTPLMLAVITEHSPVLKYLIKAGASLTIKGNDGMTALHLAAKNGNYEACTLILTEQNTTSTRTLLDAQDDGGWTALVWACEHGHFGIVKYLITKKADPLIRDTEQNIALHWSTFSGSADICELLMNSGCNVNAANAQGDTPLHIGARQDNYEVVLLLLARGAQVDSTNLNGDRPLDCCPVEGGDCWTAINMNVQLQALLANTQERTKRIVSNDISKGKENNPIQVINGIDDHSVPTDFVYVTENCYTSDIKVDRKITSLQSCRCTDTCSTANCLCAHFSLRCWFDEEGRLLPDFNYGDPPLLFECNVGCACNKVTCNNRVVQHGPTVRFQLFRTEGKGWGVKTLRPIPKGAYVCEYIGEVITDSDADSRDDDSYLFDLDNREGETYCIDARKYGNIARFINHMCSPNLMPVKVFIDHQDLKFPRIALFANRDIAADEELGFDYGVKFWIVKYKSFTCTCGGENCRYSDETIEDTLEKYRKKAEQAEARRLAEVGQQQL encoded by the exons ATGGAGGAGAAGGGCAAAGGGAAGGCCCTGATGAACCAACTACTTGGCGTGATGAAAAACCAGTTCAACCGTGGCGAGGGTGAAACTGAAAAGGGCTCTGCGCAACCCGAGGGCCCTGAGGACTCGGAGGCAGGCAGGCGTTCCCTTCGGAGCCAGAGCAAATCTGGCGACGAAGCAGCCGAGAGCACCGAGCTGAAGCGGTCCACCAGAAGGTCCTTGCAAAAGGGCTCAGGCGGCTCCATACTGCAGTCGGCCATCGCCAGGAAGGAGAAGTCCTTCTGTGTGACCTCCCCTCCGAGCAGCGCAGTCTCAAACTCCAGCAAGAACAGCCGGCCGTCGCCTGCCCTCAAAAAGAAATCTCTGAACCCTGTGAAATCTCCGCCGCCCTCTACCATCTCGATTATACCGGCCAAGAAGAAGGCCAGGGTGACCGAGAGCGTGTCTAGTGCAGCCTCAGATGTCTCATCGATTTCTTTGGACAAGGTCAAGGAAGAGCAAATCGAGTCCGAGGACAACGAAAGCGTTTCTTCTATGAAGATTGATGAGGAAATTTCTGTCACCCCTGTGAATAGTCTCAGTCCTTCACTGGCGCCTGTGGAGAAGAGAAGGAGGCTCACGGTCGAAGGGGACCTTCAGGAAG tTCTTTCTCCTGATTCTGATCCACGTAAAAAGCTGCGAAAGGCAGCTCGAGCCTCTCCACCTCTGCAAGACTCATCTTCCGACTGCGGTAGTGCCTCAAAGGCGAAATCAGGCTCTGATCccaat GCCAATGCTGCGGTGAATCGAGCCATGTGCTTCTGCCGAACAAGGAAAGGGCCACGAGCGTCCATGTGCTCCGTGGAGCCCCTCCAGTCGTCTGACGGTGAGGAGATTTCAGTCTCAAAAGAGCTGTATTGCCAGGCTGTGGAGAGTGTGGACGAAACTCTGGTCGGTTGCTGCAAACTCGCGTCAACCACGCGTCTGCGGCGGCCGTCTGCGAAGGTACCGTTCATGCTCTTGTGTGAGAGCCACGCCTATCGCCTGTCCCTGCACAACTGCTGCCCTGGATGTGGCATATTCTGCTCACAG GGCCGCTTTGTTCAGTGCGAAACCAATGGTAAATTTCATCACTACCATCGAAACTGCCAGCTGCCAGTGGCTGGTGGAGGAAAGGATGGTCTCTGTCCTCACTGCGGCGCGGTCAGCCCCGCTTTTGACGTCAGGCTCATCATGAAAATGCCCAAGAAGCCCGTGTTTTTGCCACACCAGAGGAAGCTCCGCAAAGA CAAATCAGCCAAAATGAGCTTTGCTGAGGATGCCGGCGCAAAAGTAGATCTGCTTCCACGGTCTTCCTTTGTCCTGCCGGAGGCGCCGCCCAACAttgtggacaaggagaagtaCACGCTGGACCACCTTTACGACGCGGCCTCCGATGGCGACACAGAATACGTTTTGAACATTCTTAGTTTTGGACACAATCTGAACCACGTGTTCACCTCCAATGAAAACAAGACCGCGCTGCATGCTGCAGCAGGAAAGGGCCACTTGGCCACCGTGCACTTGCTTGTCCAGGCAGGTGCGCAGCTCGACGTCATGGACAGCGAACAGATGACGCCTTTGATGCTGGCTGTCATCACTGAGCACAGCCCTGTTCTCAAGTATTTAATCAAGGCTGGGGCCTCACTTACAATCAag GGCAACGATGGCATGACTGCATTGCACCTCGCAGCCAAGAACGGCAATTACGAAGCATGCACTTTAATTCTAACCGAACAAAACACCACTTCTACCCGCACCCTTCTGGACGCCCAGGATGATGGGGGTTGGACTGCCCTGGTTTGGGCCTGTGAGCACGGCCACTTTGGCATCGTCAA GTACTTAATCACGAAGAAGGCTGACCCTTTGATTCGCGACACGGAACAGAACATCGCTTTGCACTGGTCCACGTTTTCTGGCAGTGCCGACATTTGTGAGCTGCTGATGAACAGCGGCTGCAACGTGAACGCCGCCAATGCTCAAGGAGACACGCCATT ACACATTGGAGCTCGGCAAGACAACTACGAGgtggtgctgctgcttctggCCCGAGGAGCTCAGGTTGACAGCACGAACCTCAACGGGGACAGGCCCTTGGACTGTTGCCCTGTTGAAGGCGGTGATTGCTGGACTGCCATTAATATGAATGTGCAACTGCAAGCTCTCCTTGCAAATACTCAAGAACGCACAAAGAGAATTGTTtccaa cgaCATATCCAAAGGCAAAGAGAACAATCCGATTCAAGTCATCAACGGCATTGATGACCACTCGGTTCCGACCGATTTTGTGTATGTGACCGAAAACTGTTACACATCAGATATTAAGGTCGACAGAAAAATTACGTCTCTCCAG TCCTGCAGGTGCACAGACACTTGCAGCACGGCCAACTGCCTGTGCGCGCACTTCAGTCTGCGCTGCTGGTTCGACGAGGAGGGCCGCCTGCTGCCAGACTTTAACTACGGCGACCCGCCACTTCTGTTTGAATGCAACGTCGGATGCGCCTGCAACAAGGTCACGTGCAACAACAGGGTCGTGCAGCACGGCCCGACGGTGCGCTTCCAGCTCTTCAGGACTGAGGGCAAAGGCTGGGGAGTCAAGACCCTGCGACCGATCCCGAAAGGAGCATACGTCTGCGA GTACATTGGCGAGGTGATCACTGACAGCGATGCAGACAGCAGGGATGACGACTCATATCTGTTCGATCTGGACAATCGCGAGGGAGAAACGTACTGCATCGACGCCCGCAAGTACGGAAACATTGCTCGCTTCATCAACCACATGTGCTCGCCAAACCTGATGCCTGTGAAAGTATTCATCGACCACCAAGATCTCAAGTTTCCGCGAATCGCTTTGTTCGCAAACAGGGACATAGCCGCTGACGAAGAACTCGG GTTTGATTATGGTGTAAAGTTCTGGATAGTGAAATACAAGTCTTTCACGTGCACCTGTGGTGGAGAAAACTGTCGATATTCTGACGAAACCATCGAAGACACTCTAGAAAAGTACAGGAAGAAGGCTGAGCAAGCCGAGGCACGACGCCTTGCCGAGGTTGGCCAACAGCAACTTTAA
- the LOC135942368 gene encoding protein P200-like, with translation MAAAASSESASWVDPDIMQPESTRFYCNQIPDFSSYFYKNIYADVNLVVGKRVIKANRSRLASVSSFLASIFAADTSDVSTVILPEVDFTALNLLISFLYTGFMRVAKSELTTVLRVASLLGIEYPIDIEKTEVGVIRVKPPSKRKSPGKQLGEQHSADKRTRVEEPNVVIFEGPQSADSCCKVFEDVDNRDYQEKEVPETFTIADDSNMDVESVSVPTNSSQVLPEVTEATKPAIKRISPRPRIKKTKTRNDLLMESQNHSPISAIVISGDESNDASRSNIEVYSVISNVEVMDLEAMNADVAPVVEAESMVTVGMAEDCATHSLSELAAETESANNAENLDANLELISEMQIPEELPNKAGDEFFQEDDETEVALHVPGQEEIDIVESVFTVEPEVFAETRFDYEEDVQELFGEDQINQEEPQTEAVLEENLVTGEPDQVEEIWDSRTVDAIESESVVVEELCEGTGDQGDDLPVSDPLQDEVQTANVESNFIVEEILLEAEEAPLGPEEATVALEEAAAEFEDVAVEFEEAAMEPYEATVEPYEATVEPYDATVEPYEATVEPDEAILEPEEATEPVAEGENNKDSECEYS, from the exons ATGGCCGCCGCTGCAAGTTCGGAAAGCGCGTCATGGGTTGATCCAGACATCATGCAGCCAGAAAGCACCCGATTCTACTGCAACCAAATCCCTGACTTTTCGAGTTACTTCTACAAAAATATCTATGCTGACGTCAACCTAGTCGTGGGAAAAAGAGTCATTAAAGCAAATCGGTCTCGGTTGGCCTCAGTCAGCTCGTTCCTCGCATCCATTTTTGCGGCAGACACCAGCGACGTGTCCACTGTTATATTGCCAGAAGTCGACTTCACAGCGCTGAACTTACTGATCAGCTTTCTGTACACCGGCTTCATGCGAGTGGCCAAGAGTGAGTTGACGACCGTGCTCCGAGTTGCCTCTCTCCTCGGGATAGAGTACCCCATCGACATCGAGAAGACTGAAGTCGGAGTTATCAGGGTGAAGCCACCAAGCAAGAGGAAATCTCCTGGCAAGCAGTTAGGGGAACAGCACTCAGCAGACAAGCGAACGCGGGTCGAGGAGCCAAATGTGGTCATTTTTGAAGGCCCGCAGTCG gcTGACTCTTGCTGCAAAGTGTTTGAAGACGTTGACAATAGAGACTACCAGGAGAAGGAGGTCCCTGAAACGTTTACAATCGCagatg ACAGCAACATGGATGTTGAGAGTGTTTCTGTACCGACAAATTCATCTCAAGTGCTTCCAGAGGTGACTGAAGCCACAAAACCAGCTATTAAACGCATTTCCCCTCGTCCGAGGATCAAGAAAACCAAGACCCGCAACGACCTCCTGATGGAGAGTCAGAACCACAGTCCGATCAGTGCAATTGTTATATCCGGGGATGAGTCTAATGATGCCTCAAGAAGCAATATTGAGGTTTACTCTGTTATAAGCAATGTGGAGGTGATGGATCTGGAAGCCATGAATGCTGATGTTGCTCCTGTTGTCGAAGCTGAAAGCATGGTAACCGTAGGGATGGCTGAGGATTGTGCCACTCACAGTCTCTCTGAGTTGGCAGCTGAAACTGAAAGTGCTAACAATGCTGAGAATTTGGATGCAAACCTTGAACTGATCAGCGAAATGCAAATACCTGAGGAATTGCCCAACAAAGCTGGTGATGAATTTTTCCAAGAGGATGACGAGACTGAAGTAGCTCTGCATGTGCCTGGTCAAGAGGAAATTGATATTGTAGAGAGTGTCTTTACCGTAGAACCCGAGGTTTTTGCAGAAACTCGTTTTGACTACGAAGAAGATGTGCAGGAGTTATTTGGTGAAGACCAAATTAATCAGGAAGAACCTCAAACAGAGGCTGTACTGGAAGAGAACCTTGTTACAGGAGAACCAGACCAAGTCGAGGAAATTTGGGACTCAAGAACCGTGGATGCCATTGAGTCTGAAAGTGTCGTTGTGGAAGAATTGTGTGAGGGCACTGGAGACCAAGGTGATGACTTGCCAGTATCTGATCCACTTCAAGACGAAGTTCAGACTGCCAATGTAGAGTCTAATTTCATCGTAGAAGAAATTCTATTGGAGGCTGAAGAAGCTCCTCTAGGGCCTGAGGAAGCCACTGTGGCGCTTGAAGAAGCAGCTGCGGAGTTTGAAGATGTAGCTGTGGAATTTGAAGAAGCTGCTATGGAACCATACGAAGCAACTGTGGAACCATACGAAGCAACTGTGGAACCGTACGATGCAACTGTGGAACCATATGAAGCAACTGTGGAACCAGACGAAGCAATTTTGGAACCTGAAGAAGCTACTGAACCTGTTGCAGAAGGAGAAAATAACAAAGACAGCGAATGCGAATACAGTTAA
- the Uba1 gene encoding ubiquitin-like modifier-activating enzyme 1: MQMSCSGSPEKTVDPPSKKRKLECQGSLVDSNSSVVAPSGEMQQTPDGNNTAAPAAGEDSESPQLDENQYSRQLYVLGHEAMVRMAKSNVLISGLGGLGVEVAKNVVLAGVRKVVLHDSQLVSNADLATQYFLGTADVGRNRAEASCKHLAELNNSVAVESFVGELTTEFVESFAVVVLTETTRDEQLRIAEVTHAKNIPLIVADTRGVFAQVFCDFGQQFTVIDQTGENPVSTMIASVSSDKEGLVTCLDEMRHGFEDGDHVVFSEIKGMTELNADRNRPNEQQAHKIKVLGPYTFSIGDTSGFSAYTGGGVATQVKMPVKVDFLPLAEALQQPEFIMTDFAKFERPPVLHAAFTALHQFVKANGRLPRPWNEADASGLLSLAEGDFNEVDAKLIKTLSYTAAGQLVPMCAVIGGIVAQEVMKGCSGKFFPIKQFLYFDAVECLPDDLKPVENFEVPDTRYASQVSVLGHKFQQKLGGLRYFVVGAGAIGCELLKNFAMSGIGAGPDGNIFVTDMDLIEMSNLNRQFLFRRNDIQKAKSSCAARAIKAMNPEVNITAHLNRVGVDTESVYNDDFFQELDGVANALDNVDARIYMDRRCVFYHLPLLESGTLGTKGNVQVVVPFMTESYSSSQDPPEKSIPICTLKNFPNAIEHTLQWARDAFEGLFTQAPDSAAQFLRDPNFVQRTQQLPGYQPLEIFLAVRKALVDRPHSFQECVVWARNHWQEQYNNQIRQLLHNFPPHLKTSTGQDFWSGPKRQPTALEFDVANDLHLDYVLAAANLYAEVYGIEKVLDRSKVAEMASAVAVARFEPKEGVKIAENDSQLANGNSSNLDSDQLENIVQELQTAREKIAGLKIKPLDFEKDDDSNQHMDFIVAASNLRAANYSIEPADRHKSKLIAGKIIPAIATTTSVVAGLVTLELFKLVLLGYCRADRDRSKEGWGPSGAAPVDAKKLERFKNGFVNLALPLFAFSEPLAAARQTFKKREWTLWDRFEITQEMTLKQLLDYFKDVYGLEVTMLSQGVCMLYSFFMPAAKREERLALTIPELVRRVSKKTIEPHVRALVLEICCNDVQSDDDVEVPYIRYQLPPN, encoded by the exons ATGCAG ATGTCTTGTAGCGGATCACCGGAGAAAACCGTTGATCCTCCGTCGAAGAAGCGAAAACTAGAGTGCCAGGGCTCGTTGGTGGACAGCAATTCATCCGTGGTTGCGCCGAGTGGCGAGATGCAGCAGACCCCCGACGGAAACAACACGGCGGCCCCGGCCGCCGGCGAGGACTCCGAGAGCCCCCAGCTGGACGAGAACCAGTACTCTCGGCAGCTGTACGTGCTCGGCCACGAAGCCATGGTGCGGATGGCCAAGTCGAACGTACTCATCTCGGGTCTCGGAGGACTCGGCGTCGAAGTGGCTAAGAACGTCGTGCTGGCCGGCGTGCGAAAAGTGGTGCTGCACGACAGCCAGCTGGTCAGTAATGCCGACCTGGCCACCCAGTACTTCTTGGGCACGGCCGACGTCGGCCGCAACAGGGCCGAGGCGTCCTGCAAGCATCTGGCCGAGCTCAACAACAGCGTCGCCGTTGAGTCCTTCGTCGGCGAGCTCACCACAGAGTTCGTCGAGTCTTTTGCG GTCGTCGTTCTGACTGAGACAACGAGAGATGAGCAGTTGCGCATCGCCGAGGTGACCCACGCTAAGAACATCCCTCTGATCGTGGCCGACACGAGGGGTGTTTTCGCCCAGGTGTTCTGTGATTTCGGCCAGCAGTTCACGGTGATCGATCAGACGGGCGAGAACCCTGTCAGCACGATGATTGCCAGCGTGTCGAGCGACAAAGAGGGCCTGGTCACCTGCCTGGACGAGATGCGGCACGGCTTTGAGGACGGCGATCACGTCGTCTTCAGCGAGATCAAGGGCATGACGGAGCTGAATGCGGACAGAAACCGACCAAATGAGCAGCAGGCGCACAAGATCAAGGTGCTCGGCCCGTACACCTTCTCCATCGGCGACACGAGCGGCTTTTCTGCCTACACAGGTGGCGGTGTGGCCACGCAGGTCAAAATGCCTGTCAAGGTGGACTTCCTGCCGCTCGCCGAGGCCCTCCAGCAGCCAGAGTTCATCATGACCGACTTTGCCAAGTTCGAGCGGCCTCCGGTGCTGCACGCGGCCTTCACGGCGCTGCACCAGTTCGTCAAAGCCAACGGCCGCCTGCCACGCCCCTGGAACGAGGCCGACGCTTCTGGCCTGCTCAGTCTGGCCGAGGGCGACTTCAACGAGGTGGACGCCAAGCTTATCAAGACTCTCAGCTACACGGCCGCCGGCCAGCTGGTGCCCATGTGTGCTGTG ATCGGCGGAATAGTTGCTCAGGAGGTGATGAAGGGCTGCAGTGGCAAGTTCTTCCCGATCAAGCAGTTTCTGTACTTTGACGCCGTCGAGTGCCTGCCGGACGATCTCAAGCCGGTCGAAAACTTTGAGGTGCCCGACACGCGCTATGCGTCGCAAGTCAGCGTGCTGGGCCACAAGTTCCAGCAAAAGTTGGGTGGCCTGCGCTATTTCGTTGTTGGCGCTGGCGCCATCGGTTGTGAACTACTTAAGAACTTTGCCATGTCCGGCATTGGCGCTGGGCCCGACGGCAACATCTTTGTCACCGACATGGACTTGATCGAGATGTCTAACCTGAATAGACAGTTCCTATTCAGGCGAAATGACATCCAGAAGGCCAAGTCTTCCTGCGCTGCTAGGGCTATCAA AGCTATGAATCCTGAAGTGAACATCACAGCGCACCTGAACCGCGTGGGCGTGGACACTGAGTCAGTGTACAACGACGATTTCTTCCAGGAGCTGGACGGTGTGGCAAACGCGTTGGACAACGTAGATGCTCGCATCTACATGGACCGGCGGTGCGTGTTCTACCACCTGCCGCTGCTTGAGTCGGGCACGCTGGGCACTAAAGGAAACGTGCAGGTGGTAGTGCCGTTCATGACTGAGTCGTACAGCTCGTCGCAGGACCCGCCTGAGAAGAGCATCCCCATCTGCACATTGAAGAACTTCCCGAACGCCATCGAGCACACGCTGCAGTGGGCCCGCGACGCCTTTGAGGGCCTGTTCACCCAGGCGCCCGACAGCGCTGCGCAGTTCCTGCGCGACCCCAACTTCGTGCAGCGCACGCAGCAGTTGCCAGGCTACCAGCCGCTCGAGATCTTCCTGGCCGTCCGCAAGGCGCTGGTCGACCGGCCTCACTCTTTCCAGGAGTGCGTCGTCTGGGCCCGCAACCACTGGCAAGAGCAGTACAACAACCAGATTAGGCAGCTACTCCACAACTTCCCGCCGCACCTCAAGACCAGCACTGGCCAGGACTTCTGGTCCGGCCCCAAACGCCAGCCCACAGCGCTCGAGTTTGATGTAGCCAACGACCTGCACCTGGACTACGTCCTGGCCGCCGCCAACCTTTATGCCGAG GTTTACGGAATTGAGAAGGTTCTTGACAGAAGCAAAGTAGCTGAGATGGCGTCTGCCGTGGCCGTGGCTCGCTTCGAGCCCAAGGAAGGTGTGAAAATCGCAGAGAACGACTCGCAATTGGCGAACGGTAACAGCAGCAACCTCGACTCGGACCAGTTGGAAAACATCGTTCAGGAGTTGCAGACTGCGCGAGAAAAGATCGCTGGTCTCAAG ATTAAACCGCTAGACTTTGAGAAGGATGACGACAGCAACCAGCACATGGACTTCATCGTCGCCGCGTCCAATTTGAGGGCGGCCAACTACAGCATTGAGCCAGCAGACAGGCACAAGAGCAAGTTGATCGCCGGCAAGATCATCCCAGCCATCGCCACCACAACTAGCGTGGTCGCCGGCCTTGTCACTCTAGAGCTCTTCAAATTGGTCCTCCTCGGCTactg CCGAGCGGACAGGGATCGCAGCAAAGAAGGCTGGGGCCCGTCTGGAGCAGCGCCAGTTGACGCCAAGAAGCTTGAGCGCTTCAAGAACGGCTTCGTAAACCTTGCGTTGCCGCTGTTCGCGTTCTCTGAGCCACTGGCAGCGGCGCGACAGACGTTCAAGAAGCGCGAGTGGACGCTGTGGGACCGGTTTGAGATCACTCAGGAGATGACGCTGAAGCAGCTGCTGGATTACTTCAAGGACGTGTACGGGCTGGAGGTGACGATGCTGTCGCAGGGCGTGTGCATGCTCTACAGCTTCTTCATGCCAGCGGCGAAGCGCGAGGAGCGACTTGCGCTGACCATTCCTGAGCTGGTGCGTCGCGTCTCCAAGAAGACGATCGAGCCGCACGTGCGAGCGCTCGTGCTCGAGATCTGCTGCAACGACGTGCAGAGCGACGATGACGTCGAGGTGCCCTACATCAGGTACCAGCTGCCGCCCAACTAA